The sequence GGACGCGCATGTTGCGCGCCGACGGCGTGTCGCTGATGCTCGGATCTTATGGCACGGACAATCTCGGCCGCTCGGGTCTCGAAGGCGAGGTCGACAAGCATTTTCTCGACAGATTCGGGAATGCGGCTTTGCTGACGCTCACGGGCGGCGTCGCGCAATTCGTCGCGTCGCTCGGACAAAATCAAAATCAGCCGGCGAACCAGCAATACGCATTCGATCCGGTGACCGGTCAGCTCATTCCCATAGCCGGGACCCAGAACTCGACTCTCCTGAGCGCGCGGCAAATCGGCGCCCAGGCGGCGTCGCAAGCCATCACACGCATGGCGGAAGAGGCGTTGAAAGACGAGATTCACATTCCCCCGACGATCTACGTGGATCAGGGGACGAGAATCCTCGTTTTCGTGAAGCGCGACCTCGATTTCTCCGACCTCTATGCCGACCCCGTGAAAGAGGCGCTGTATGAACTTAAGCACCCCAATAAGCGCGCGCGGCGCGACGAAGATACCGCTTTGGGAGACCCTGCCGGTGTTCTTCCGGAACGCGGCGGAGCCCATACGGGTTTGGTTACAAAACCCTGACGTCATCGAGATATGCGTCAACAGGCCGGGAGAGGTGTGGGTTGAGGCGCTTGGCAAGCCTGCCATGGAGCGCTTTGAGGTTCCTCAGCTGACCGAGACGGCCGTTCGGCGGCTCGCCGAGCATGTGGCCTCGATCACCCAGCAGTCCGTGAACTCGTCGACGCCGCTGCTTTCGGCGGCCATGCCGCATGGGGAGAGATTTCAGGGCGTGCTCGCGCCGGCGGCGCCTTCGGGCGGCGCCTTCTCGATCCGCAAGCAGGTCATCGCGAATCTCGACCTGGACGACTACGCGCAAATGGGCGCGTTCGAGGCCGTGAAGGTGAGAGGTCCGCTCAAAGCGGACCTCAACCACTATCCCGAGCTAGAGAGCGAACTTGCCGAGCTGCTGCACGACAGGGCGCCGGAAGGCGTGCAAAGGGCTCTGACGTTCGCCGTCAAAAACCACGTGACGATGATTATTTCGGGCGGAACGTCGTCGGGCAAGACGACGTTTCTCAATGCGCTGCTCAAGGAGGTTCCTGATACTGAGCGCGTGATCTCGATCGAAGACACGCGCGAGCTTCAGCCTCCACAGCCCAACTGGTTGTCCTTGCTCGCCTCAAAAGGCGGGCAGGGCCTCGCCCAGGTGACGGTTCAAGACTTGCTGGAGTCGAGCCTGCGATTGAGGCCCGACCGGCTGTTCCTCGGCGAGATCCGTGGCGCCGAAGCGGCGACCTTCCTGCAGGCCGTTAATACCGGTCATCCCGGCTCCCTGACGACGCTACATGCCGACAGCTCTTATGGCGCTTTCGAGCGCCTGGCGCTCATGACGCTGCAATCGGATTTGAAGCTGAGCAAATCAGAGATCATGGAATACGTCCGCTCAGTCGTGCCGATGGTCGTTCAATTGCGTCGCCGTCCGACGCGAGGCGTGGCCGAAGTTTATTTCCGGGGCTTCACCAAAAAAGCGTGAGAGGGTCGATGCGCTGGCCGCTATATTTGCTCGGCGCGCTCGGCGCGCTCGCGGCTGCTTTCTTTCTCTGGGAGGCATCCTACGCCCTGGCGGTGGCATGGCACTCTCATAACTGGTCTCTCTGGTCTCGCTTCACGCGAGAATTTGAACTCCTGTTGCCCCTACGCGCTGTTCAAAGCGAATGGGGAAGCCCGGTTGTCAAAAACTTGGTCGCAAGGGCGACTCTTGGCGCTACGGTTGCTTTCGTGGTCGTCGCCGTAGTCGCTAAGCAAGCCATTGAAGGGATTCGGGCGATGGCGCCTCCGACAGGCGGCTCCAGGCTCGCGACGTTGAACGATCTGCGAAAGGCGAATTTGCTCAACGGCGAGCCTGGCTACTCGATTTTTCTCGGACGCTTCGGCGGCAAGGACGTTCGTTACAGCGGCGCCAGCCATATCTATGTGAACGGGCCGACGCGAGCCGGCAAGGGCGTGGGCTTCGTGCTGCCGAACGCCCTTGAATGGCGCGGCTCCTTGATTGGCTTGGACATAAAGCGCGAGATGTGGGGCGAGATTGGCGCGGCGCGCGCGGCCATGGGCCAGCGGGTATTTATGTTTTCGCCTGGTTCAGCGGAATCGCATTGTTGGAACCCGCTCGATCTCGTCTCGCCTTGGCCGGAAACGGCGACTGATGTGGCCAACATCGCCCGAAGCCTAATTCCGACGCCGGCGACGGGAGACTCATATTGGGCCGAAACCGCTCGGGGACTCTTCGCCGGCCTGTTGGGTTATGTCCTCGACAGCGACACGATGCGCGGACAGCGCACGATAAAATCCGGGCTTAAGATGATGAGCCGCGGTCGCAGCCTCGCGGCCGTCATGGCGGATATTCTGGTTGCCGAGCCGAATCTGAATGAGTTCGTCGCTGACAAATTTCGCCAGCACATAGGCCGCGAAGAGAAGCAGCGCATGTCTTTCGAAGCGCACATCGTCACGGCGCTCGATGCCTGGAACAACAAGCTTGTGGAAGATGTGACGCGCCGCAGCGACTTCAACATTGCGGAGCTGCGACGAAAGCCGTTCACGATCTTGATTGGCACGCCGGTTGGGAGTTTCGGCTCGGTTGAAGCGGTCGTCCGTCTTCTGGTGCAGCAGGTGCATGACGTGCTGCTGAAGAGCCTTCCGGGACTCGACGAGCCGCACAAGCTTCTCTTGATGCTCGATGAATTTTACCAATTCGGGCGTATGCCCGAAATCGTCGATCGCGCGCCGCTCGTCGCTGGCTATGGGTTCCAGATCGCGGTGATAGCGCAGGGCCTGACTCAATTGGACGTGCGCTACGGCAAGCCGACGCGAGACATGTTGGTCGGCAATATGGACGTGAAGGTTTTGATCGGCGTCGGCGACGAAACGACGGCTAAATACTGCTCGGAGGAAATCGGAAAGCACTACATTCGCCGCGAAGGCTGGGGGACTTCGATTGGCGGCGGGAGCCTGGTCGGCGGGGCTCCTCGCGCGAGTCGAACGACGCAAGGGCGGTGGGAGCTTGAGCCAATCATGGCCCCGGAAGCCCTTCGGCGGTTGGACAGCAACAAGTCGGTTCTGCTGGTGCGGGGCCAATACGCGGCGGTTTTGGACAAGATCAACTTCTTCACGGATGGCGGATACAAGCGCAAGGTCGCGGCGTCGGCGCCCTTCAGGGCTCAACTGAGCATGCCGGATGTAGGAGCTGACGGCCTATCGTCGGACTGGTCGGCCGATCCGGCAGCGACGATCGCTCCTGCCGCGCTTGGGGCGAAGCACGACGCGGCGTTTGCGCGCGTGATGGCGGCTGCCGAGGATATCTTCGTTGACGCCGAGCCATTCCGCAGGGCTTTCGTCGCAGCGATGAACGAAGCGAGCAATGGGAAGGTCGCAGCACTTTGCAAGCAGCTTCGAACTGAGCCTCAGTCGCTCGCCGCTCTGGAGAAGCCGCGCGGCTTCTCGATGCGACGCGCGGACCCGCCGGACGTTGTGACGAAATCGCTGCGAGCGGAAATAGTCGCCGCCCGAAATCTTCTCAATGCCGACCGCGCCGAAAGGGCGGGTGTTGCGGTTAACGTCACGCCTGGATCTGACGCTTTAAGGGGCGCTGCGCCTGTACTTCCCCCCGCTGATATGGCGCCACCGCCGCCACCTATCACCGTGGTGAGCGCCGGCGGCGAAGCGGAGAGGGCGCCCGAACCGGCGGATATGGTGGCGCTCGTTGCTGGCGTCAGCGCCGAATCCGCGGAATGGGTAGAGGATTTGAAGTCGGCGGCCGCATCGACTCTCGCGGGCGAGAAGCGGGCGGAGTTCGAAGCCGACGTGGCGCAGCTTGAAGCCGCGTCAGCGCTTTTCCAAGACACGCCGGATGATCTGCGCGAACTGCTGTGACGCGCACGACTGGCGATTATTTCGGATGACGGAACTAGCGAGCTGGCGAAATCAGACGCTTTGTTCCCTCCATTCCGATTGGGCGACATTGCCGGACCTTCGGCAGCGCCCTATGTCGCTAGTCATTCCCGTAGTGCTCGCGCTTAGCTTAGGACGCGCTTCAGCCGGCGTGCTCTCGAGCCAATTGTTATAGGAATATTCGGCAGTGAGCGAATGAGCGAGTGAAGGAAGCGGCTGGCCAGGGTTCATACGAACAATTCGAAGAAGACTGGAACACGGTCGGAGAGAAAGATGGACGCGAAGACTGACAGGGACGCGGGCAAGTGCCCGGTCGTGCACGGGACCACGAATGTCGGCATGAGGTCGAACAAAGACTGGTGGCCGAATCAACTGAACCTGAGGATTCTCCGCGCGAACTCGCCCCAATCCGATCCCATGGGCAAGGCTTTCAACTACGCCGAGGCATTCAAGAAGCTCGATTACGCCACCCTGAAGAAAGACCTCGCCGCGCTGATGACGGACAGCCAGGACTGGTGGCCGGCCGATTTCGGCCACTACGGCGGGCTCATGATTCGCATGGCGTGGCACGCTGCCGGCACCTATCGCATCGGCGACGGCCGCGGCGGCGCCGGCGCCGGTCAGCAGCGGTTCGCACCCCTCGGCTCCTGGCCGGACAATGCGAATCTCGATAAGGCGCGGCGGCTCTTGTGGCCGATCAAGCAGAAATACGGCTCGAAAATCTCCTGGGCCGACCTCATGGTCCTTGCCGGCAATGTCGCGCTCGAAACCATGGGCTTCAAGACATTCGGCTTCGGCGGGGGGCGCCCCGATGTGTGGGAGCCCGACGAGATCGTCTACTGGGGCAAGGAGAAAGCTTGGTTCCCTGATCCTCATAGCGACGAGCGCTACAGCGGCGTCCGCGATCTCGAGAATCCGCTGGCTGCCGTGAATATGGGCCTCATCTACGTCAATCCGAATGGGCCGAACTTCAAGCCAGATCCGGTTGCCGCCGCCGTCGACATTCGCGAGACCTTCAAGCGCATGGCGATGAACGACGAGGAGACGGTTGCGCTCATCGCCGGCGGACACACCTTCGGCAAGGCTCACGGCGCGGGCGATGCAGCGCTGGTGGGTCCCGAACCGGAAGCTGCGCCGATCGAGGAACAGGGCCTTGGCTGGAAGAGCAGGTTCGGCACGGGCAAAGGCAAAGACGCGATCACCGGCGGTCCGGAAGTCACCTGGAGCGCGACGCCGACGAAGTGGAGCAACAGCTTTTTCGAGACCCTGTTCAAATATGAATGGGAGCTGGAGACGAGCCCGGCTGGGGCCAATCAATTCAGGGCGAAGGGCGCCGCCGCCACGATTCCGGATGCGTTCGACCCGTCGAAGCGTCATACGCCGACCATGTTGGTCACCGACCTCGCTTTGCGGATGGATCCGGCCTACGAGAAGATTTCCCGGCGCTTCTTAGAGCATCCGGAGGAATTCGCGGATGCGTTTGCGCGCGCGTGGTTCAAGCTCACGCACCGCGACATGGGTCCGCGCGCACGTTATCTCGGCCCGGAGGTCCCGGCGGAGGAGCTGATCTGGCAGGATTCGGTTCCGGCCGTCGATCACGCGCTGATCGACGCCAAGGACATCGCGGATCTTAAGGCCAAGATCCTCGCCTCGGGACTTTCCATCTCGGAGCTCGTCGCGACCGCCTGGGCCGCGGCTTCGACTTTCCGCGGCTCCGACAAGCGCGGTGGGGCGAATGGGGCGCGCATCCGTCTCGCGCCGCAAAAGGATTGGGAAGTCAACCAGCCAGCCCAAATGGCAAGGACGCTCGAGACCCTTGCAGGCGTCCAGAAAGCGTTCAACGGCGCGGCAAGCGGCGGCAAGAAAGTATCGCTCGCCGATCTGGTCGTTCTCGGCGGCTCAGCCGCCGTCGAGCAGGCCGCGAAAAAGGCCGGGCACGACGTGGCCGTTCCATTCGCGCCCGGCCGCACGGACGCGTCACAGCAGCAAACCGACGTGGAGTCCTTTGCCTATCTCGAGCCGGTTGCAGATGGCTTCCGCAACTACCTCAAGGCCAGATTCACCGTGCCGGCGGAGGAGCTTCTAATCGACAAGGCGCAGCTCCTGACTCTCACCGCCCCGCAGATGACGGTTCTCGTCGGAGGCCTCCGCGTCCTGGGCGCGAACCACACCGGGTCGCAGCACGGCGTCTTCACGCAGCGGCCGGAGACGCTGACGAACGACTTCTTCGTGAACCTCCTGGACATGGGCACGGAGTGGAAAGCGACAGCGGACGAGAACGTGTTCGAGGGACGCGATCGCAAGAGCGGCGCGTTGAAGTGGACCGGCACGCGAGTCGACCTCATCTTCGGCTCGAACTCCGAGCTCCGCGCACTTGCCGAAGTCTATGGCTCGGCCGACGCGCAAGCGAAGTTCGTGGCTGATTTCGTGGCGGCGTGGACCAAGGTGATGAACGCCGACCGATTCGATCTCACCTGACGCCTGCGGAAAGACTCTCGAAGGCTTTCAAGCGGCGGGCTCCAACAGTGCGGTTTGGCGCGCGGCGGTTCCGTCATCGCGCACGAACTGGGATCTACCGTCGCACTGACGCCGATCCAGACAAGGCGCGTGCAGTTGGGGGCGATGCCATCCACGTTATCTATATGATCGAGGCTGCTCCGACGTAAGCAAGCGAATTTGAGCGATGGCGACCATGTACGAGCGCTCCATCGTCGTGTTCGGCGGAACCGGGTTTCTCGGGCGCCGGGTGGTTTGGCATCTCCGTAAGGCTGGTTTTTTTGTTCGGATTGCGTCGAGGCATCCGGATCGGGGGCATAGGCTGTTTGGTTTTGATGATCCGCAACTTCATTCAGTCGATGCCAACATTCACGATGAGCAGTCAGTCGCCAATGCACTTGCTGGCGCTTACGGCGTTGTGAATGCGGTCAGTCTTTACGTCGAGCATGGCCGCGAGACTTTTCATTCCGTGCATGTCGAGGCTGCTCAACGAGTGGCAGATCAAGCACGTCGAGCCAGAGTGGAGCGGCTCGCGCACGTTTCAGGAATCGGCTCCGATGCCGGCTCGTCATCGCTCTATATCCGCAAGCGTGGCGAAGGCGAACTGGCGGTTCGCGCCGCGTTTGCAGATGCAATTCTCATTCGCCCGGCGGTGATGTTCGGATTGGACGATTCATTTCTCACCGCCATCATCAAGCTCCTCGGCCGGCTTCCAATCTATCCGATGTTCTGGCGCGGTCTCACGAGACTGCAGCCCGCCTATGTGGAGGATGTGGCGGAAGCAATCGCTAGGGCGCTGGATCGCAAGGACGTGCATGCGATCACCTTCGAATTTGGCGGTCCTCGCGTCTACTCTTATGAAGAATTGCTCAGAGTCGTTGCCCACGAAGCCAACCTCAAGCCCATGTTAGTTCCTATCCCATATGCCGCTTGGCACACGCTGGCTTGGTTCGCGGAAATGCTCCCAAGCCCGCCCGTCACTCGCAATCAAGTAGAACTGATGCAGGTCGACACCGTGTCGTCGCCAGAGATGCCCGGATTTGAAGACCTCGGAATTTCGCCGCACTCGGTCGAGGAAATACTCCAGGAGATATTACGGGGTCACTGAAGAAACGGCTTACGCCTACCAAACGAAGGGCGCCAACCGGTATCCGACCTTTTCCGTATAGGCGGCGTATTTAGGGAACCTTTCCGACAGCGCACGCTCCTCGAAGACCGAGCGGATGGCGAGCAGGATCACCAATAGGGGCACGAAGACGAGCCCATAAGACGAGCCGAGCAGCAGCGGCGTCCCGAGCAGGAAGAGGATCGCGCCGCCGTACATCGGATGGCGCACGATGGCGTAGGGGCCGGTCGTCACGATCCGCTGCCCGCGCTCCGCCTGTATCCGGACCACCGGCGCGGCGAAGGAGTTCTCCGCCAAGACGCGCCAGATGATCGCGTAGGACACCAAGATGCATACGGCGCCCGCCGCTTCAGCCCACACGGGCATGACGGTCGCTCGCCAACGGACGGCATCGAGCCCCATGACGACGAAGGCCCCCAGATAGAGTGCGAAGAACAGCGACAGGATTGCCTTGTCCCACGCCGGCTGGCCGGCTTGGAAGGGCGAGGACAGCCGCTCCCTCAAGAGACCAGGATCGTGTCGCGCGAACCAAAGCCCCGCGGCCGCGCCGACGCCTCCAATGATGCCCAAGAATATCCAAGCCTCCGGCCATGCCGTCGTGCCGGCCGGCACAAAAAGGAGGGCGGCCATCGCCGACAACCAGATGGATGTTTGGAGGAAAAAGCGGATCAGCATCCGTTGAACC is a genomic window of Methylocystis sp. MJC1 containing:
- the katG gene encoding catalase/peroxidase HPI; the encoded protein is MDAKTDRDAGKCPVVHGTTNVGMRSNKDWWPNQLNLRILRANSPQSDPMGKAFNYAEAFKKLDYATLKKDLAALMTDSQDWWPADFGHYGGLMIRMAWHAAGTYRIGDGRGGAGAGQQRFAPLGSWPDNANLDKARRLLWPIKQKYGSKISWADLMVLAGNVALETMGFKTFGFGGGRPDVWEPDEIVYWGKEKAWFPDPHSDERYSGVRDLENPLAAVNMGLIYVNPNGPNFKPDPVAAAVDIRETFKRMAMNDEETVALIAGGHTFGKAHGAGDAALVGPEPEAAPIEEQGLGWKSRFGTGKGKDAITGGPEVTWSATPTKWSNSFFETLFKYEWELETSPAGANQFRAKGAAATIPDAFDPSKRHTPTMLVTDLALRMDPAYEKISRRFLEHPEEFADAFARAWFKLTHRDMGPRARYLGPEVPAEELIWQDSVPAVDHALIDAKDIADLKAKILASGLSISELVATAWAAASTFRGSDKRGGANGARIRLAPQKDWEVNQPAQMARTLETLAGVQKAFNGAASGGKKVSLADLVVLGGSAAVEQAAKKAGHDVAVPFAPGRTDASQQQTDVESFAYLEPVADGFRNYLKARFTVPAEELLIDKAQLLTLTAPQMTVLVGGLRVLGANHTGSQHGVFTQRPETLTNDFFVNLLDMGTEWKATADENVFEGRDRKSGALKWTGTRVDLIFGSNSELRALAEVYGSADAQAKFVADFVAAWTKVMNADRFDLT
- a CDS encoding methyltransferase family protein, with the protein product MGIIGGVGAAAGLWFARHDPGLLRERLSSPFQAGQPAWDKAILSLFFALYLGAFVVMGLDAVRWRATVMPVWAEAAGAVCILVSYAIIWRVLAENSFAAPVVRIQAERGQRIVTTGPYAIVRHPMYGGAILFLLGTPLLLGSSYGLVFVPLLVILLAIRSVFEERALSERFPKYAAYTEKVGYRLAPFVW
- the virB11 gene encoding P-type DNA transfer ATPase VirB11, whose amino-acid sequence is MNLSTPISARGATKIPLWETLPVFFRNAAEPIRVWLQNPDVIEICVNRPGEVWVEALGKPAMERFEVPQLTETAVRRLAEHVASITQQSVNSSTPLLSAAMPHGERFQGVLAPAAPSGGAFSIRKQVIANLDLDDYAQMGAFEAVKVRGPLKADLNHYPELESELAELLHDRAPEGVQRALTFAVKNHVTMIISGGTSSGKTTFLNALLKEVPDTERVISIEDTRELQPPQPNWLSLLASKGGQGLAQVTVQDLLESSLRLRPDRLFLGEIRGAEAATFLQAVNTGHPGSLTTLHADSSYGAFERLALMTLQSDLKLSKSEIMEYVRSVVPMVVQLRRRPTRGVAEVYFRGFTKKA
- a CDS encoding type IV secretory system conjugative DNA transfer family protein; the encoded protein is MAPPTGGSRLATLNDLRKANLLNGEPGYSIFLGRFGGKDVRYSGASHIYVNGPTRAGKGVGFVLPNALEWRGSLIGLDIKREMWGEIGAARAAMGQRVFMFSPGSAESHCWNPLDLVSPWPETATDVANIARSLIPTPATGDSYWAETARGLFAGLLGYVLDSDTMRGQRTIKSGLKMMSRGRSLAAVMADILVAEPNLNEFVADKFRQHIGREEKQRMSFEAHIVTALDAWNNKLVEDVTRRSDFNIAELRRKPFTILIGTPVGSFGSVEAVVRLLVQQVHDVLLKSLPGLDEPHKLLLMLDEFYQFGRMPEIVDRAPLVAGYGFQIAVIAQGLTQLDVRYGKPTRDMLVGNMDVKVLIGVGDETTAKYCSEEIGKHYIRREGWGTSIGGGSLVGGAPRASRTTQGRWELEPIMAPEALRRLDSNKSVLLVRGQYAAVLDKINFFTDGGYKRKVAASAPFRAQLSMPDVGADGLSSDWSADPAATIAPAALGAKHDAAFARVMAAAEDIFVDAEPFRRAFVAAMNEASNGKVAALCKQLRTEPQSLAALEKPRGFSMRRADPPDVVTKSLRAEIVAARNLLNADRAERAGVAVNVTPGSDALRGAAPVLPPADMAPPPPPITVVSAGGEAERAPEPADMVALVAGVSAESAEWVEDLKSAAASTLAGEKRAEFEADVAQLEAASALFQDTPDDLRELL
- a CDS encoding complex I NDUFA9 subunit family protein, producing MATMYERSIVVFGGTGFLGRRVVWHLRKAGFFVRIASRHPDRGHRLFGFDDPQLHSVDANIHDEQSVANALAGAYGVVNAVSLYVEHGRETFHSVHVEAAQRVADQARRARVERLAHVSGIGSDAGSSSLYIRKRGEGELAVRAAFADAILIRPAVMFGLDDSFLTAIIKLLGRLPIYPMFWRGLTRLQPAYVEDVAEAIARALDRKDVHAITFEFGGPRVYSYEELLRVVAHEANLKPMLVPIPYAAWHTLAWFAEMLPSPPVTRNQVELMQVDTVSSPEMPGFEDLGISPHSVEEILQEILRGH